The following proteins come from a genomic window of Halomicroarcula saliterrae:
- the argF gene encoding ornithine carbamoyltransferase codes for MHLLDVDDLTTDELTAVLDRAADIKGPDGEDASDLLDQQTLGMIFEKPSTRTRVSFETGMTQLGGHAIFLGPDDIHLGHGEPVKDTARALARYVDFVMARVYDHEDVEGLAEYSDVPVINALTDDAHPCQTLADLLTIREQFGGFEDAEVAWVGDGNNVCQSFVLGAAMVGLDLTVATPAGYEVDEDVLARAADLGGAPETTHDPEAAVADADVVYTDVFVSMGQEDEREEKLAEFEGFQVTPELLGDRILMHCLPAHRGEEVTDDAIESENSVVWDQAENRLHAQKGLLAWLSEQG; via the coding sequence ATGCATCTACTCGACGTCGACGACCTCACGACTGACGAACTGACCGCCGTGCTGGACCGCGCAGCCGATATCAAGGGTCCCGACGGCGAGGACGCCAGCGACCTGCTCGACCAGCAGACGCTCGGGATGATATTCGAGAAACCCTCGACGCGGACCCGGGTCTCCTTCGAGACCGGGATGACACAGCTGGGCGGCCACGCCATCTTCCTCGGCCCGGACGACATCCACCTGGGCCACGGCGAGCCGGTCAAGGACACCGCCCGCGCGCTGGCCCGCTACGTCGACTTCGTCATGGCCCGCGTCTACGACCACGAGGACGTCGAGGGACTGGCCGAGTACAGCGACGTACCGGTCATCAACGCGCTGACCGACGACGCCCACCCCTGCCAGACGCTCGCGGACCTGCTGACTATCCGCGAACAGTTCGGCGGCTTCGAGGACGCCGAAGTGGCGTGGGTCGGTGACGGCAACAACGTCTGTCAGTCGTTCGTGCTGGGCGCGGCGATGGTCGGCCTCGACCTGACCGTCGCCACGCCCGCGGGGTACGAGGTCGACGAGGACGTGCTCGCCCGCGCCGCCGACCTCGGCGGCGCTCCCGAGACGACGCACGACCCCGAGGCGGCTGTCGCGGACGCCGACGTGGTCTACACCGACGTGTTCGTCAGCATGGGTCAGGAGGACGAGCGCGAGGAGAAGCTCGCGGAGTTCGAGGGGTTTCAGGTCACGCCGGAGCTGCTCGGCGACCGCATCCTGATGCACTGTCTCCCCGCCCACCGCGGCGAGGAAGTTACCGACGACGCCATCGAGTCCGAGAACTCGGTGGTGTGGGACCAGGCGGAGAATCGGCTACACGCGCAGAAGGGGTTGCTGGCGTGGCTGTCGGAGCAGGGGTAG
- a CDS encoding [LysW]-lysine hydrolase, whose product MSEAQTREADTEARDLLEAVVRIPSVSRDEREAAQRLAQFFEARDREVWIDDVGNVRAPADDGVLLTSHIDTVPGDIPVRVEETDDGEVLWGRGSVDAKGPLCSMAVAAVRTGASFVGVVGEEVDSKGGRYLVEDRESEPDAVINGEPSGWEGITLGYRGLLGGAYVATSESGHSSRPENNAIQDAMDWWSAVEDEFARDEWHPVFERVTCKPVDFKGGISEDGLSVEATMQVQLRVPPEYSTDEIREMADGHLGNGTVNWDDKVEPVMQSPRTSVARAFRAAIRDHGGDPTLLRKTGTSDMNVYARAWDCPMVTYGPGDSDLDHAPNEHIDLAEYDRAVGVLTDVTERLL is encoded by the coding sequence ATGAGCGAGGCACAGACTCGCGAGGCCGACACGGAAGCGCGCGACCTGCTCGAAGCCGTCGTGCGCATCCCCTCGGTGTCACGCGACGAGCGCGAAGCCGCCCAGCGTCTCGCGCAGTTCTTCGAGGCCCGCGACCGCGAGGTGTGGATAGACGACGTGGGGAACGTCCGCGCGCCGGCCGACGACGGCGTCTTGCTGACTTCCCACATCGATACCGTTCCGGGCGACATCCCGGTCCGGGTCGAGGAGACCGACGACGGCGAGGTGCTGTGGGGCCGCGGTTCGGTCGACGCGAAGGGGCCGCTGTGCTCGATGGCCGTTGCCGCCGTCCGCACCGGGGCCTCCTTTGTCGGCGTCGTCGGCGAGGAGGTCGACTCGAAGGGCGGGCGCTACCTCGTCGAAGACCGCGAGAGCGAGCCCGACGCCGTCATCAACGGCGAACCCTCCGGCTGGGAGGGTATCACGCTCGGCTACCGCGGGCTGCTCGGCGGCGCCTACGTCGCCACGAGCGAGTCCGGCCACTCCTCGCGCCCGGAGAACAACGCGATTCAGGACGCGATGGACTGGTGGAGCGCCGTCGAGGACGAGTTCGCCCGGGACGAGTGGCACCCCGTCTTCGAGCGGGTCACCTGCAAGCCCGTCGATTTCAAGGGCGGCATCTCCGAGGACGGCCTCTCCGTCGAGGCGACCATGCAGGTCCAGTTGCGGGTGCCCCCGGAGTACTCGACCGACGAGATACGGGAGATGGCCGACGGCCACCTGGGCAACGGGACCGTCAACTGGGACGACAAGGTCGAACCGGTCATGCAGAGCCCGCGGACCAGCGTCGCCCGGGCGTTCCGGGCGGCCATCCGCGACCACGGCGGCGACCCGACGCTCCTTCGCAAGACCGGCACCAGCGACATGAACGTCTACGCCAGAGCCTGGGACTGCCCGATGGTAACGTACGGGCCCGGCGACTCCGACCTGGACCACGCGCCGAACGAACACATCGACCTCGCGGAGTACGACCGCGCGGTCGGCGTCCTCACGGACGTGACCGAACGACTGCTGTGA
- a CDS encoding aspartate aminotransferase family protein: protein MSGFVFNEKPIRIERGDGAYVYDASGTEYLDMGASYACVPLGHGHEAVQSAVAQQLEKITYVQASYPNAERTALYDLLADTAPDPIAKTWLCNSGTEANEAALKFARSATGNSKIVATMQGFHGRTMGSLATTWKNKYKKPYEPLIGDVEFVPYDDADALDEAVDEDTAAFIVEPVQGEGGINPASDGYLEAAREITEDAGTALVFDEVQTGMGRTGALWNSQRANVAPDMITSAKGLGNGLPIGATLCRDWIAENYGSHASTFSGGPVISAAAGATVSTIVEESVPGNAAAMGDYLRTELEAAVGDEVRDIRGEGLMIGVEVGRGANKALKQLALNHGILALPAGRTVVRLLPPLTIDRSHADEVVEAMTEVVG, encoded by the coding sequence GTGAGCGGCTTCGTCTTCAACGAGAAGCCGATTCGGATAGAGCGCGGCGACGGGGCCTACGTCTACGACGCCAGCGGGACGGAGTATCTCGACATGGGCGCCTCCTACGCCTGCGTGCCGCTGGGGCACGGCCACGAGGCCGTCCAGTCCGCCGTCGCCCAGCAACTGGAGAAGATAACCTACGTGCAGGCCTCCTATCCCAACGCCGAGCGGACGGCGCTGTACGACCTGCTCGCCGACACCGCCCCGGACCCGATAGCGAAGACGTGGCTCTGTAACTCGGGAACGGAGGCCAACGAGGCCGCGCTGAAGTTCGCCCGCTCGGCGACGGGGAACTCCAAAATCGTCGCCACGATGCAGGGCTTTCACGGTCGCACGATGGGCTCGCTCGCGACCACCTGGAAGAACAAGTACAAGAAGCCCTACGAGCCGCTCATCGGCGACGTGGAGTTCGTCCCGTACGACGACGCCGACGCGCTGGACGAGGCCGTCGACGAGGACACCGCGGCGTTCATCGTCGAACCCGTTCAGGGCGAGGGCGGTATCAACCCCGCTTCCGACGGCTATCTCGAAGCGGCCCGCGAGATAACCGAGGACGCCGGCACGGCGCTCGTCTTCGACGAGGTCCAGACCGGGATGGGCCGCACCGGCGCGCTGTGGAACTCCCAGCGGGCGAACGTCGCCCCCGACATGATAACGTCGGCCAAGGGGCTGGGCAACGGCCTGCCCATCGGCGCGACGCTCTGTCGGGACTGGATCGCCGAGAACTACGGCTCCCACGCCTCGACGTTCTCCGGTGGCCCGGTCATCTCCGCGGCCGCCGGGGCCACGGTCTCGACCATCGTCGAGGAGTCGGTGCCGGGCAACGCCGCCGCGATGGGCGACTACCTCCGGACCGAACTGGAGGCCGCCGTCGGCGACGAGGTGCGGGACATCCGCGGCGAAGGACTCATGATAGGCGTCGAGGTCGGCCGCGGCGCGAACAAGGCGCTGAAGCAACTGGCGCTGAACCACGGGATTCTGGCGCTGCCGGCGGGTCGAACTGTCGTCCGCCTGCTCCCGCCGTTGACCATCGACCGGAGCCACGCGGACGAGGTGGTCGAGGCCATGACGGAGGTCGTGGGATGA
- a CDS encoding acetylglutamate/acetylaminoadipate kinase produces MTVVIKVGGARAVDPAGALADVASLVEQGEQVVVVHGGSTKVDETLERLGIEPEYVETPSGVVGRFTDETTMEVFEMAFGHLNTQLVAGLQSEGVDAVGLNGVDGKLLYGPRKSAVRVVEDGKKKIRRGDHSGTIKRVNGDLLRSLLGDGYTPVAAPPMAGSEARSASKTSSEEQSDSRDSDDGEIIPVNTDADRSAAAIAGELDATLVLLTDVAGVYEDPDDPSTLIESVETSDDWQALEAAAEGFMGRKIMAAEEALSGGSPEAVVADANADTPILSALDGDGTHIKAGAVTEEQ; encoded by the coding sequence ATGACTGTAGTAATCAAGGTAGGCGGCGCCCGTGCTGTTGACCCAGCCGGCGCCCTCGCGGATGTCGCATCACTCGTCGAACAGGGCGAACAGGTCGTCGTGGTTCACGGCGGCTCCACCAAAGTCGACGAGACGCTCGAACGGCTGGGCATCGAGCCCGAGTACGTCGAGACGCCGAGCGGCGTCGTCGGCCGGTTTACCGACGAGACGACGATGGAGGTGTTCGAGATGGCCTTCGGTCACCTGAACACCCAGCTCGTCGCGGGCCTCCAGAGCGAGGGCGTCGACGCGGTCGGACTGAACGGTGTCGACGGGAAGCTGCTCTATGGCCCCCGAAAGTCCGCGGTCCGCGTGGTCGAAGACGGCAAGAAGAAGATTCGCCGCGGCGACCACTCGGGCACCATCAAGCGGGTCAACGGCGACCTGCTCCGGTCGCTGCTCGGTGACGGCTACACCCCGGTGGCGGCTCCACCCATGGCGGGTAGCGAGGCGCGGAGCGCCTCGAAGACGTCGAGCGAGGAGCAGAGCGACTCGCGAGACAGCGACGACGGGGAGATTATTCCCGTCAACACCGACGCCGACCGCTCGGCGGCGGCCATCGCCGGCGAACTCGACGCCACGCTCGTCCTGCTGACCGACGTCGCCGGCGTCTACGAAGACCCCGACGACCCGTCGACGCTCATCGAGTCGGTCGAGACGAGCGACGACTGGCAGGCACTCGAAGCCGCCGCCGAGGGGTTCATGGGCCGGAAGATAATGGCCGCCGAGGAGGCCCTTTCGGGCGGCTCGCCCGAGGCCGTCGTCGCCGACGCCAACGCGGACACACCGATTCTGTCAGCGCTTGACGGTGACGGGACACATATCAAGGCCGGGGCTGTAACAGAGGAACAATGA
- the argC gene encoding N-acetyl-gamma-glutamyl-phosphate reductase produces MTYSASVVGGSGFTGGELLRLLDGHPEFELEQATSRSKENKTIGNTHPNLRHSDLRFSDPAELESVDVLFAATPHGVSMEQIDRFQDAADTVVDLSADFRLDTEAQYDEWYDGHTRPELLADSEYALPELNRDNLAGAELIASGGCNATATILGLLPLFEHGVLSGDEQIVVDVKVGSSEGGAGGGEASSHPERSGVVRPYAPTGHRHEAEIQQFLGVNVSFTVHAVDMVRGASATCHVFPDGPVSKGDLWGAYRGEYEDEPFVELVSGGGGVYRYPEPKAVAGTNRAEVGFELDPGNKRLVVFSAIDNMMKGSAGQAVHAANVALGIEETAGLEFQGLHPVGAP; encoded by the coding sequence ATGACCTACAGTGCCAGCGTCGTCGGGGGGAGCGGTTTCACCGGCGGCGAGCTGCTCCGCCTGCTGGACGGCCACCCCGAGTTCGAGCTCGAACAGGCCACCAGCCGGTCGAAGGAGAACAAGACGATCGGCAACACGCATCCGAACCTGCGCCACTCGGACCTGCGCTTCTCTGACCCGGCGGAGCTGGAGAGCGTCGACGTCCTCTTCGCCGCGACGCCCCACGGCGTCTCGATGGAGCAGATAGACCGCTTCCAGGACGCCGCCGACACCGTCGTCGACCTCTCGGCAGACTTCCGCCTCGACACGGAGGCACAGTACGACGAGTGGTACGACGGCCACACCCGGCCCGAACTGCTCGCCGACTCGGAGTACGCGCTTCCGGAGCTCAACCGCGACAACCTCGCGGGCGCGGAGCTCATCGCGTCGGGCGGCTGTAACGCCACGGCGACGATTCTGGGCTTGCTCCCGCTCTTCGAGCACGGCGTCCTCTCGGGCGACGAGCAGATCGTCGTCGACGTGAAGGTCGGCTCCAGCGAGGGCGGGGCCGGCGGCGGCGAGGCGTCGAGCCACCCGGAGCGCTCGGGCGTCGTCCGCCCCTACGCCCCGACGGGCCACCGCCACGAGGCCGAGATTCAGCAGTTCCTCGGCGTGAACGTCTCCTTTACCGTCCACGCGGTGGACATGGTCCGCGGCGCGAGTGCGACCTGTCACGTCTTCCCCGACGGCCCGGTGTCGAAAGGCGACCTCTGGGGCGCGTATCGCGGCGAGTACGAGGACGAACCGTTCGTCGAGCTCGTCTCCGGCGGTGGCGGCGTCTACCGCTACCCCGAGCCCAAAGCCGTCGCGGGGACGAACCGCGCGGAGGTCGGCTTCGAGCTCGACCCCGGCAACAAGCGATTGGTCGTGTTCTCGGCCATCGACAACATGATGAAAGGGTCGGCCGGACAGGCCGTCCACGCGGCCAACGTCGCGCTCGGCATCGAGGAGACCGCTGGACTGGAGTTCCAGGGTCTCCACCCCGTCGGCGCACCCTGA
- the lysX gene encoding lysine biosynthesis protein LysX, translated as MNVGLLYSRIRKDEKLLLSELRERDHDVEKIDVRKQQFNISEAPEAFDDLDIVVDRCLSTSRSVYATKFAKAYDVPVVNGPDVAEVCADKVKNSLALVEAGVPTPDTDVAFTKDAALASIEDFGYPCVLKPVVGSWGRLMAKIDSRDAAEAILEHKETLGHYEHKIFYVQEFVDKPGRDIRVLAVDGEPVAAMVRSSDHWLTNAAKGAETDSFELDDRALELVEKASDAVGGGLLGIDLMEVGVSRSDTRESSGEQSDPRDYEFEDYTVHEVNHTVEFKALNEVSDVDVPAKVVDWLESKAQSGSGPETPV; from the coding sequence ATGAACGTCGGACTCCTCTACTCACGCATCCGCAAGGACGAGAAGCTCCTGCTCTCGGAACTGCGCGAGCGCGACCACGACGTCGAGAAGATCGACGTCCGCAAGCAACAGTTCAACATCAGCGAGGCCCCCGAGGCCTTCGACGACCTCGACATCGTCGTCGACCGCTGTCTGTCGACCTCACGGAGCGTCTACGCGACCAAGTTCGCGAAGGCCTACGACGTGCCCGTCGTCAACGGTCCCGACGTGGCCGAGGTCTGTGCGGACAAGGTCAAGAACAGCCTCGCGCTGGTCGAGGCCGGCGTCCCGACGCCCGACACCGACGTGGCCTTCACCAAGGATGCGGCACTGGCGTCCATCGAGGACTTCGGCTACCCCTGCGTCCTGAAGCCCGTCGTCGGCTCGTGGGGTCGCCTCATGGCGAAAATCGACTCCCGTGATGCCGCCGAAGCGATTCTGGAACACAAGGAGACGCTGGGCCACTACGAGCACAAGATATTCTACGTCCAGGAGTTCGTCGACAAACCGGGCCGTGACATCCGTGTGCTCGCCGTCGACGGCGAGCCGGTCGCGGCGATGGTCCGCTCGTCGGACCACTGGCTCACCAACGCCGCGAAGGGCGCCGAAACGGACAGCTTCGAGCTGGACGACCGCGCGCTCGAACTGGTGGAGAAGGCTTCGGACGCCGTCGGTGGCGGCCTGCTCGGTATCGACCTGATGGAGGTAGGGGTGTCGCGGAGCGACACCCGGGAGTCGAGCGGGGAGCAGAGCGACCCGCGCGACTACGAATTCGAGGACTACACGGTCCACGAGGTCAACCACACCGTCGAGTTCAAGGCGCTCAACGAGGTCTCGGACGTGGACGTCCCCGCGAAGGTCGTCGACTGGCTCGAATCGAAGGCACAAAGCGGGAGCGGCCCGGAGACACCGGTATGA
- the lysW gene encoding lysine biosynthesis protein LysW: MADCIECGAEVSLHDSLEVGEIVDCSTCGAELEVIGTDPVELDSAPELEEDWGE, translated from the coding sequence ATGGCAGACTGTATCGAGTGTGGGGCGGAGGTCTCCCTGCACGACAGCCTCGAAGTCGGAGAGATCGTCGACTGTTCCACCTGTGGCGCCGAACTCGAAGTCATCGGCACCGACCCCGTCGAGCTCGACAGCGCCCCCGAGCTCGAAGAGGACTGGGGTGAGTGA